The Desulfonatronum lacustre DSM 10312 region TGGCAGCGATCAATGAGGTCAGGTACCCGTTGGAGCAGCCAAAGTCACCATATGTGGCGACATGGCTGGGGGCATGTTTTTTCGCAAGCCGTGCAATGCGCCGCAAACGCAAGCGATGGGGCAGATTTCGTAGCCGACCATCGGTATATGTCAGGGAATGATCCAGAGGCATTGGTCGCAGGCTTCTATTGTTTTGTAGGTGAGGTCCCCAAAAAGCCTTACCTTCTGAACACGGCCCTCCAAGCATACGATGAAAAGCAGATCGCGCTCTTGAAGAATCCGAGTTTTTCATGTTTACGGTAGATTTGCCATTGCCGCCGAGCTTTGCCGATTTTATTCCTGGAAAGAGAGCCGGGTACTATTCGATATTTGGTTAACGCCACTGGAAGGCATGTGGCCAATAATCCCGTTCGCAACAGTGTAAGCCAAAAAGCATAGTCCTGCCCTGTGCGCAATTCGGGCATGCGGGCATCGCCAACCATATCCCGTTCAATTATCACCGTGGAACAGCCCATGGTTGCCTTTTTGCGCAACATGTTCTCATAATTAACCGTTGAACGAGATTTGCCGTCCACGACCTTGCCTGTGAATTTTCCGTGCCGGTCGATGACTTCGAACGCAGTGAAGGAAAATGAGAGGTTTCCAAATGCCATGAAATCCAGGTGTGTTGAGAGTTTATGTGGAAGCCAGACGTCGTCGGCGTCGAGAAAGGCAAAATAATGGCCTTTGGCCCTGTCCATGGAGCGGTTGCGGGAAAAAGCAGGCCCCTGGTTCGCGTCGTTGCGAACAGCCTTGATTCTGCTGTCCGAAGCGCACAGGTCTTGGATCATCTGCCATGTGCCGTCCTGAGAAAAATCGTCCGTAATCAGCCATTCCCATTTCTGGTGCGTCTGAGAGCGGACGCTGATGGCGGTTTGTTTGAGATACGCAGAGCTGTTGAATGTCGGGGTGATGATGGAAATGAGAAAATGAATTCCATGAGACATTCTAATGTCTCCACAGGTCAATATATTCTTTCATTTGTATTTCTGCATTAAATTTTTCCTCTATCAATATCTTAGCGTTTTCACCAATCATTTTTTTTTCAGAATCGGATAGTTTGGTTATTATATCAGCGGATTGTTCTATTTCATTTTCTAAAACAATAAATCCTGTTTTTCCATGTAAAATAAGATCCTCAATTCCTGGAGTATAAGAGGTAATGCATATGCATTTTGCAAACATTGCTTCCTTAATAACGTTGGGAAGTCTTTCACCTTTTTTATATGACAATAAAATAAAAAAATCAGAGTTTCGCATTATTTGAAATAATTTTTGCTGTTGTATATGGCCATAAAATTTAACATAATTTTGTATTTTATTTGATTTTGATAATTTTTCTAAATTATTTCTAAAATTACCGTCTCCAACAATTGAAAGCTGAGCATCTATTTTTCTTTTTAAAACAATAGTGAATGCGTTTATGACTTTATCAAATCCTTTTTCTCGAATTAATCTTCCTGCGGTGAGTATTTTATTGTTTTTAGTTTTTTTTTCATTTAAAAAGCTATTTAGATAGGCTATGTCAATTCCTCTATGAACTACATTTATGCGAGATAAGCCAACTCCGAGATTCTTTATTGTTTCGACATTTGCTTTGGTATGAGTGAAAATGATGTCTGCAATTTTTGCAAGACTAGCACTTATGCCAAGCCTCATTTCAAGGTCATATGCTCCAAGAAATAAAGAAATTCTAATTTGTGGTGATTTATTTCTTATTAGGTAGCCAACTATACTTGGATAGTGTCCCCAATATAAATGTACGACGCTTGGATTGAACTCTTTGATGCGGCTCAAAATAAAAAAACTTGCCGGTACCAACGCAAGACATTTGAATAATTGGAGAGGTTTGTTGAATTCATTTTTAACCAACCAGCATATCAATTGAATTGATGAATTCAAATAACGCAAGCAAGCGAATAGTCCAAGAATGTAATTTTTAATGCCACAGCACGTGATCGGAATTGGTTTAAGGTCGCGATCTTTAACCATTTCTTCAAAATCGCGATGTGCCGGTTTTTGTGTGAAAATTGCGATCTCAACTCCAAGTCTATTTAACACGCGTACATCGCTGCAGGCAAATGTTTCTGAAGGAGCAGGGAATTGAGTAGTTATATACGCAATCTTCATTACTTTATTAGTCCGTGGAAAAGGTTAAAACCCCCGGCTTTAGCCGGGTGGCTTTCAGCTAGCGGTTTGGCTTTACGCTGGTGTACCGCCTGGACTGCCTTGCATGCGAATAACGCGTCGGATTTGTGTAAACGTGCTTGCCGAGGCCTGGGTGTTTAACGTGGCCGATGAGGAGCACGTACGAACCGGCTGCGAAGCCTGCCGGTCAAGGCTGGACTTTCAGTCCGCTGGATCAAACCCACCAGCTTTAAGCTGGTGGTTGTTTAGTCATAAAAAGCAGTTAAAAAATTGTATTGTATATATTTTTTAATTTATATCAAGTGCTTTCATATACTCTACAACAGCATTATTAACAGAAAAATCAGCAGCACGTTTCCTTACATCAGGTGGATTGGGATCGTTGAGTGCCGAATCCATTGCCTCTGCAAGCGCAATTGTATCTCCAACAGGAACAAGCCGGCCCCATCGTTCATTTTCAAGTACCTCAGAAGGCCCATAAGGGCAGTCCGTGCTAACTACAGATGTGCCACAGGCCATAGCTTCAATCAAAGCGCAAGGTAAGCCTTCCCATATAGAGGTAAGAACAAAAAGTTTTGCTGCTCGCATCCAAGCGTAAGGATTGTCAACAAATCCTGGCAGGGCGATTTCGTTTGTAAGCCCCAAGTTTTCGATTAACAACTGTAATTCATTCCGAAGTTCGCCTTCGCCCAGAATCACCAAGCGCACAGAGCGTCGATCTCGAAGTTTAGAAAATGCGTTAATGAGTGTTTTGAAACTTTTTAGAGGCGTCAATCTTCCAACCCCAAGGACGACGGGAGGTTGATTTGGAGCAAACCATGGGTGCTCGGGGGGAGATTTTCCGAGAACTTCAATTCGAGGGGCATCAATTGGGTTGTAGATCACCTGAATTCGTTCGCGAGGCAAACCGGTAAGCAGTACAAGGTCATCCGCCACTCCTTGTGAAACAGCCACAACCTTATATGCTTTGGGGTAAAATAAGCGCATGAGAAATGGCATGACCCTTGTTCTGAAGCCTTTCGCATATGCTCGAGTTGAAATTAGTGGACTACGTTCAGAAATAACGAGTCGTAGCGGGAAATTGGCCAATTTTGTAGCTAGAATTGCAATCACATTAGCATGGCGCAATGCAGTTAGCATGGCCTGTGGTTGTTCTTTTTGAATGTACTTTGCAAGTGGCAATACGCTTGTCAACATACGAGAAGTATTTAGGTGGATGATGCGTACTTTTGGTGATATATTTTTCAAATATGGTCCTTCGGCTTTTGAAAGTACAAAGTCTGTACCAATGCCGCGATTAGTAAAGGCATTGGCCAGTGTGACCATTACTCGTTCCGCTCCACCGCCGCTAAGCATAGGGAGATACAAGGCAACTCGTTTTGAGAGGAGTGGAGGCATCAAATGGCTCTTTTTTATGTGTTGTTGACTCCCCAATGTTATTCAGGAAATTCTGAAAACTGGAGGGGGTAAGATGGACAAAGACTTTCAACTCATCCTGGTTTGGATCAACGATTTGGATGAGGCCCAGCGCAAAGGAGTTCGTGGCGGTCCTTGTTGCAAGAGACCGGAGCGGTTCCACGGGGACTGCATTTTGGATCAGGACCGAGGTGCCAAGGCAGTGAAAAAAGGGTTGTCTGGAGCGCTGGGCAAAACACGATGCTTTTGCTTGACGTGGCAACGCGCTTTGGGGATTTGTCCAACAAAACGTCATCCCGTGCAAAGTAATTGCTCCTGGTCGGCATGTGCATGAAAGAGAGCCTGTGTTTTCTGCAAAACGTCAACCCTACATCAAACACTCAAGGGCTGGATCAGTCGTTTTCTCTGCAGCTACTGGAGATAGCCAGACCTTTCGACCTGTTTGCCCAATAGATGTCGGGTGGCTTCATCCTGCTGAACATTTTTCAAATCAATACTCCAATTTTTCAACCCTGGCCTGCCAGGTATAATTCCTTACAAACTCATCATGAGCGGTTTGTCCCAGTTGTACGGCAAGTATTTTGTCCTGCCTCAACCTTTCCAGGGCTTTTACCCACTCATTTACATCATCCGGCGGACATAAAAGTGCATTTTTTTCATGTGCAAAAACTTCTCTGAGCACGGGCAGGTCAGAGCAGATGATGGGTTTCTGGGCTGCCATGTATTCAAATAGCTTTAAAGGTGACATCCAATTAACTGTGTTACCGCCACCTGATATGGAAACATCAGATTGGTAGGGCGCAAGTAGAACATCAAAGCTAATGCGCAACCTTTCTCCTTCAGCTGGCGCAACGAAGCCGCGGAATAATATATTGTCGTGACCCTTTGTCTTAATCATCCAGTATTTGATATCCGTCTCAGTTCCACCAACTAAATGAAAATTGGCCCAGTCACAGTTCTTGGCCATATCAATGATGATATCCACACCTCTACCCTTATACAAATGCCCCACATACCCCACCTGCAATCGCGCACCCTTGTTGGGCAGGTCAAAGGGTTCAATTCCTTCCGGCACAGGATCTGCACCGTCCGGGGCGACCTGGATCTCATTACCATCACAAGAGTAATTATCTAGATAATATTTTTTCAGGGCATGGGTTATGACCACCATCTTCTTCAGCTTGGATGACTCTAGAATCCGACGAAACATCCAATTACTGATTGTTCCGCTGTCTCCCAGCGGAGCGTGGGACTCGAAAATGACCGGCAGACCAAGCTTGGCAGCAAAAAAACACCCGGGAGCATTCCGACAGTACACAACATCTGGTTTTAATAACCTAGCCTTTAATCCAGCCAAAAAACCATATATATGCCCTCGGCCTCTGATGGGCAGCCAGGGCAAGTTGATGATCTCAAAGCACTTGTCCACCCCATAAAACTTATAAACATCCTCCACACCCGATTCCAGTGCATCCTTTTTATCCGGCGCAATCAGCACCACCTCATGCCCGTTTTTGGCGAACGCCTGACACATCTTCATCACGTGGATGCTGTTGGCTGCACGGGATGGGATGGTGGATGAAGATATGTAGACTATTTTCATCTGCATTAGTCGATTTAAAATTTTCGCAGGCCATTCTTGGTTCGATTTAAAGTGAAATTTTTCTTTGCGCCTGAATATTTTGTCAATATAAATCTGGCAACAACACTGAGCATCTGAATCCAATACACATACGTTACGCGCTTGTTACAAGATTTTTTTATTTGTCAAAACAGCTACCAAATGAAATCCTGTGCCCTCATCTGCGATCCGGTAGTTTCGCCAAACATCTCGCCATGCAAACCGCATGAATGGTTTGAATTCCAGTGAAAATACCTTGTTATTGAAAAAACGTCTAAAAATATTGTACCACCAAGGTTTGCGAAAAATATATTCGTATTCTTTTATGCTCAGCCCTGCTTGGCTATCTGCGAGCTGATTTTTCAGCAAATCAATTGTATAATGCCTGTAATGCTTCTTGTTCAAGGGGATATTTGTAGTAGGGACTGAAATTATGATTGTGCCGCTGTTATTGGTACGATGACAAAGTGAGTTAAAAAAAACAGGTAATTCATTTTCCTGGATATGCTCTATCACTTCTATGGCTGCGACAATGTCAAAAGTGTCTTTTATAGCATTAAAATCCTGGGCAAAAAAAGTGCAATCAGGATGAAAAGCTCTGGCAAAAGCAATAGATTTCGATGACAGATCAACACCAACCCTGACAGGGATAGAGGAAGGAAGCCCGCTGATAAAGTAACCATCCCCGCAGCCGACTTCCAGAACCGATTGCGGGTGCATGGCAACAACCTTCTCCTGTAGATGCTTCTGGTAGCAAAGATAATCAAAGCCCCAGTTCAGCTTGCGCATTAGAGAAGGAGTCCCGTCTGTTTCAAAGTGCGGGATATAGTGGTAAGGGAATTGGTAAAGATTATCCTGAAGTTCGAATTTATTACTATTGCTCATTTGCCTTGGTCTCTGCTGCTTTGAAAAATATTTCCAGTGATGCCAAAAGAGTGATTAATTGTGAATGATTAAATCTCCGAGATTGATGCTCCTGCCAGATGGTGGGGATACGAATTCCTTCCACGATATTTCTTTTATGCAAATCATTGAGGCTTTTTTCGGCAATGGTTTTCAAATCCGGCTTTTCCCGGTAGGCCTTTTCAAAGTCAATATAATTCAATCCCGGAGAGGGTTTCGTGAAAACAAACGGCAGATATCTGCGGACAAGATTACTGGATCTATTTAGCAAACGTTTCTGAAACACTTGGAAACGCGAAGCTCCAAGTGGCAGTCCGCCCAGATTCTTCAACGGCAATGAAAAAAGATCCGGATACATATGCTGCAAAATCTTTTTGTACAAAAACTGGCCGTTGCGAAGCTCGTGGGGCAGATTTAACATAAATTCTATCCAGCGGGGGTATAAAAACGGGGTAATACGTTGGTAGCCTTTTAAAAGGACAAGGGGCAAAATATTGCACCTCTGCCTTATAAAAAAGTCCAGTTGTTCATCAAGGGTAAGTAGCACGGCATCGGCCAGCGGAGCTGAGGGCAAAAAGTCTTTTTCCGGAAAAAAAAACTTCAACTTAGTATAATTATTCCTTTGGATAAAAGCAGCTTTTGCCTGCGGCCAATCTGTGCTTTGATTTGCAGGCAGATGTGACCCGGACAGGGGATCCCCCATAAAGCCGCTTAAATAGCAAGGATTGCCTCTAAAATCATCAAAAATCTGGCTGAACAAAAAACCTTCAATCAGTGCTATGGGGAATTGATATTTGCTGGCGTAACTAATCAGATCATCTTCATTCCAAGTGATTTGATCCAGGTTGACCGCTTTGTTTGCAATTCCTGACTTCTGCGTCACCTTTTGCCCGATTTCATAATCAAGCGCTCCAGGAATTCCAACGGTTACTGTCTGCACCTGCTCTTTTGGAAGGTGCTGTAAAATACCGGCAAGGATGGCACGAGAGTCCATACCACCGCTTATTGGGACAACAGTGGCTCTGTTTCCTATCTTCCGGGCTGTGTCTTTAAAAACATCATCAAGTATTTCTGCCCCTTTGCTGACAAGGTCTTTTTCCGGCCTCTGGCTTTTGGCTTCTTCAATTTCAATTCCGTAGCGGGATAGCAAGCCAACAAGGTTCACCGGCCTGGGCCTGGGTACATAACCGTAGTGGAGAAATGCCTTGATCTGGTCCTTAGTTAGTTTCTGCTGCACTTGGGGTCAGCCTTCTTGAGATAAGAAAGATTTCAATCGCCAGCATGAAAGCCGACCAGGAGATGTAATAAATCAGATAAGATATGCCTGCCCCTAGAAGCCCTGTGCTGGGAAGCAGAAAAAATAGAGCTGTGAAATATATGAGTGTGGCAGCTAAATGAACCCCAAGGGTGGTATGTGGCCTGCCCATGGAAAGCATGGCCGGCTGCAGAGGGAATGCCGCAGCCGCAACAACAATCGCCATCATGTACCATAGCATGACTTCCACGGCTTTCAGGTACTCTTCTCCAAAAATAAGTAAAATCACTATTTCCCCGAAAAAAATGAAGAAAAACCAGACGCTCAGTGCAAACAATCCGGCCAGAAGAGAAGATCGGAGCCCAAACCGTACGAACTCCTTTACTTCTCCTTTGGCGTAAAGTCTTGCCAAATCAGGAAATATGGATTGATATAAAGGATCGATCGTCTTTTGGAGCACCAGAGAAAACTGCTTGGCTATTTTGTATAACCCTACCGCTGCGGGGCTCAACAAAGCGGCAATGATCATGATATCCACTTCCCTGGAGGCCATCCGGATCGAACTGTTGATATTGGTCGTCAACACAAAGCCCCAGATCCTAGAAAATTTTCTTCCGATATTCCTTGTGGTTGCGTGCATGAAGTCATGGTGTTTTTGCAATAGAAGCTCATTGTATGCCATACAGACCAGCAACAGCTTGCCCAAGATATCCACCATCGCCCATACAATGAGAAACGACCACAGACCTGCGCCGACAAAAAAAGCGATGGTTACGCCTGCCAGTTTTATGGCTGAAGCGATT contains the following coding sequences:
- a CDS encoding glycosyltransferase family 2 protein, whose amino-acid sequence is MSHGIHFLISIITPTFNSSAYLKQTAISVRSQTHQKWEWLITDDFSQDGTWQMIQDLCASDSRIKAVRNDANQGPAFSRNRSMDRAKGHYFAFLDADDVWLPHKLSTHLDFMAFGNLSFSFTAFEVIDRHGKFTGKVVDGKSRSTVNYENMLRKKATMGCSTVIIERDMVGDARMPELRTGQDYAFWLTLLRTGLLATCLPVALTKYRIVPGSLSRNKIGKARRQWQIYRKHEKLGFFKSAICFSSYAWRAVFRR
- a CDS encoding glycosyltransferase, whose translation is MKIAYITTQFPAPSETFACSDVRVLNRLGVEIAIFTQKPAHRDFEEMVKDRDLKPIPITCCGIKNYILGLFACLRYLNSSIQLICWLVKNEFNKPLQLFKCLALVPASFFILSRIKEFNPSVVHLYWGHYPSIVGYLIRNKSPQIRISLFLGAYDLEMRLGISASLAKIADIIFTHTKANVETIKNLGVGLSRINVVHRGIDIAYLNSFLNEKKTKNNKILTAGRLIREKGFDKVINAFTIVLKRKIDAQLSIVGDGNFRNNLEKLSKSNKIQNYVKFYGHIQQQKLFQIMRNSDFFILLSYKKGERLPNVIKEAMFAKCICITSYTPGIEDLILHGKTGFIVLENEIEQSADIITKLSDSEKKMIGENAKILIEEKFNAEIQMKEYIDLWRH
- a CDS encoding glycosyltransferase translates to MPPLLSKRVALYLPMLSGGGAERVMVTLANAFTNRGIGTDFVLSKAEGPYLKNISPKVRIIHLNTSRMLTSVLPLAKYIQKEQPQAMLTALRHANVIAILATKLANFPLRLVISERSPLISTRAYAKGFRTRVMPFLMRLFYPKAYKVVAVSQGVADDLVLLTGLPRERIQVIYNPIDAPRIEVLGKSPPEHPWFAPNQPPVVLGVGRLTPLKSFKTLINAFSKLRDRRSVRLVILGEGELRNELQLLIENLGLTNEIALPGFVDNPYAWMRAAKLFVLTSIWEGLPCALIEAMACGTSVVSTDCPYGPSEVLENERWGRLVPVGDTIALAEAMDSALNDPNPPDVRKRAADFSVNNAVVEYMKALDIN
- a CDS encoding glycosyltransferase family 4 protein, which translates into the protein MKIVYISSSTIPSRAANSIHVMKMCQAFAKNGHEVVLIAPDKKDALESGVEDVYKFYGVDKCFEIINLPWLPIRGRGHIYGFLAGLKARLLKPDVVYCRNAPGCFFAAKLGLPVIFESHAPLGDSGTISNWMFRRILESSKLKKMVVITHALKKYYLDNYSCDGNEIQVAPDGADPVPEGIEPFDLPNKGARLQVGYVGHLYKGRGVDIIIDMAKNCDWANFHLVGGTETDIKYWMIKTKGHDNILFRGFVAPAEGERLRISFDVLLAPYQSDVSISGGGNTVNWMSPLKLFEYMAAQKPIICSDLPVLREVFAHEKNALLCPPDDVNEWVKALERLRQDKILAVQLGQTAHDEFVRNYTWQARVEKLEY
- a CDS encoding class I SAM-dependent DNA methyltransferase, translated to MSNSNKFELQDNLYQFPYHYIPHFETDGTPSLMRKLNWGFDYLCYQKHLQEKVVAMHPQSVLEVGCGDGYFISGLPSSIPVRVGVDLSSKSIAFARAFHPDCTFFAQDFNAIKDTFDIVAAIEVIEHIQENELPVFFNSLCHRTNNSGTIIISVPTTNIPLNKKHYRHYTIDLLKNQLADSQAGLSIKEYEYIFRKPWWYNIFRRFFNNKVFSLEFKPFMRFAWRDVWRNYRIADEGTGFHLVAVLTNKKIL
- a CDS encoding lipopolysaccharide biosynthesis protein, translating into MNILRFVKSLGHPRHWLQDDLLRRLFKNAAVLFSGNVGASLLGLASLAMTARALGVENFGILVLITTYVGIVDKLVNFQTWQAIIKYGADALEKESDEDFKSLLKFGFLMDCSTAVLGMIIAASAAWFVGHWRGWDQQLVIMATIYSSTILFHIQGTPMAILRLFDKFNKLAYQHVIASAIKLAGVTIAFFVGAGLWSFLIVWAMVDILGKLLLVCMAYNELLLQKHHDFMHATTRNIGRKFSRIWGFVLTTNINSSIRMASREVDIMIIAALLSPAAVGLYKIAKQFSLVLQKTIDPLYQSIFPDLARLYAKGEVKEFVRFGLRSSLLAGLFALSVWFFFIFFGEIVILLIFGEEYLKAVEVMLWYMMAIVVAAAAFPLQPAMLSMGRPHTTLGVHLAATLIYFTALFFLLPSTGLLGAGISYLIYYISWSAFMLAIEIFLISRRLTPSAAETN